A portion of the Adhaeribacter radiodurans genome contains these proteins:
- a CDS encoding PD40 domain-containing protein, with amino-acid sequence MNYLFGKSARILVLLTIALLFSLASQAQNLRSLMKTGDKYFALGNYRAAIPYYEQALNENTDNAEALFKAGVSFLAYDKDRASDYLYKAQRLNAHISPDIEYWLGRVDHVNYRFEDAIQHYEQYANTLAKKANARQELAMLIAQSRFADKMVRQPKDLFVRNLGPTINTPFSDHSPVISRDSKTLIYTTRSSHVTNNPVATDGEYNEEIVEAIRLDADDWSAPRSLSLHLNSKGHDASIQLYDNETKLLLYRQTENGDFYYSMKDHQDWGVPQKVPGHVNTSSYESDAFITADGSTMYFATNHFSKTGDKDLYVAQKTIKGDWGKPKNLGKNINTSFDEDSPFLTADGKTLYFTSRGHATMGGSDVFVTHFNEASQTWSEPENMGYPVNSPDDDTYFRLSADGLTAYLSSYRMGGYGEKDIWSIDLSKSVLIRGLVSDQLEGSADSEIEVVFSSKPLHNKLLTYSVIITPGTRSFELPVQSGRTYKVTFSKNGQVFPTQECNVPATTNENVILEKGFSLAKLPKETAKRN; translated from the coding sequence ATGAATTATCTTTTCGGGAAATCTGCCAGAATTTTAGTGCTCCTTACCATTGCCCTCTTATTTTCTCTTGCCAGCCAGGCACAAAACTTGCGTAGCCTGATGAAAACGGGTGATAAGTATTTTGCTTTAGGAAATTACCGGGCAGCCATCCCGTATTACGAGCAAGCACTAAACGAAAATACAGATAATGCCGAAGCTTTATTTAAAGCAGGCGTGAGTTTTTTAGCTTACGATAAAGACCGGGCCAGCGATTATTTGTATAAAGCCCAGCGGTTAAACGCCCACATTTCGCCGGACATTGAATACTGGCTAGGCCGGGTTGACCACGTTAACTATCGTTTTGAGGATGCAATTCAGCATTACGAACAATACGCCAATACTTTAGCTAAAAAAGCAAATGCTCGGCAAGAATTGGCTATGTTAATTGCCCAAAGTCGATTCGCGGATAAAATGGTTCGTCAGCCGAAAGACCTTTTTGTGCGTAATTTAGGGCCAACCATTAACACTCCTTTTTCGGATCATAGCCCGGTTATATCAAGAGATAGTAAAACCCTTATTTATACTACCCGCAGCAGTCATGTAACTAATAACCCGGTAGCAACCGATGGGGAATATAACGAAGAAATTGTGGAAGCTATTCGCCTGGATGCAGATGATTGGTCGGCGCCCCGTTCATTAAGCCTGCACCTGAACAGCAAAGGCCACGATGCTTCTATTCAGCTTTACGATAACGAAACTAAGTTACTTTTATACCGCCAAACCGAAAACGGCGATTTTTACTATTCCATGAAAGATCACCAGGATTGGGGTGTTCCGCAAAAAGTACCGGGCCACGTAAATACCAGCAGCTACGAAAGTGATGCCTTTATAACGGCAGATGGTTCTACGATGTATTTTGCCACCAACCATTTTTCTAAAACGGGTGATAAAGATTTGTACGTTGCCCAAAAAACAATTAAAGGAGATTGGGGTAAACCCAAAAATTTAGGTAAAAACATTAATACTTCTTTTGACGAAGACAGTCCTTTTCTAACTGCCGATGGTAAAACCCTATATTTTACTTCCCGGGGACATGCTACCATGGGGGGTAGCGATGTATTTGTAACGCATTTTAATGAGGCAAGCCAAACCTGGTCAGAACCCGAGAACATGGGCTACCCGGTAAATTCACCCGACGACGACACGTACTTCCGGTTAAGTGCCGATGGCCTTACCGCTTATTTATCTTCGTACCGGATGGGAGGCTACGGCGAAAAAGATATCTGGTCGATAGATTTAAGTAAAAGTGTTTTAATACGGGGCTTGGTTTCTGATCAATTAGAAGGGAGCGCTGATTCTGAAATAGAAGTTGTTTTCAGTAGCAAACCCTTACATAATAAATTACTTACTTATTCGGTAATTATAACTCCCGGCACTCGTTCTTTTGAATTACCAGTGCAATCGGGCCGTACATATAAGGTAACTTTTTCTAAAAACGGTCAGGTATTCCCTACTCAGGAATGCAACGTGCCGGCAACTACAAACGAAAACGTAATTCTGGAAAAAGGTTTTTCCTTAGCCAAACTGCCCAAAGAAACAGCTAAAAGAAATTAA
- the ubiE gene encoding bifunctional demethylmenaquinone methyltransferase/2-methoxy-6-polyprenyl-1,4-benzoquinol methylase UbiE — MAVVPYKDTADNKKSQVAQMFNSIAGKYDFLNHFLSAGVDIYWRKKAIDLVAKSKPEFILDIATGTGDFAIEALRIKPKKIIGVDISEGMLEVGRQKLQKKQISHLIELKTGDSENLEFEANTFDVVMAAFGVRNFENLEKGLAEMHRVLKPGGQIVILEFSKPRAFPFKQGYNFYFKHILPVFGKMISKDRAAYTYLPESVQAFPDGPDFINILKQVGFKATAWHSLTFGISSIYAGTK; from the coding sequence ATGGCCGTAGTTCCTTATAAAGATACCGCAGACAATAAAAAATCGCAGGTGGCGCAAATGTTTAACAGCATTGCGGGCAAATACGATTTTTTGAATCATTTTTTAAGTGCCGGAGTAGATATTTACTGGCGGAAAAAGGCCATTGATTTAGTAGCAAAATCAAAACCGGAGTTTATTCTGGATATAGCAACCGGTACCGGCGATTTTGCCATTGAAGCATTACGAATCAAACCCAAGAAAATTATTGGGGTAGATATTTCCGAGGGAATGCTGGAAGTTGGCCGTCAAAAATTGCAGAAAAAGCAAATCAGCCACTTAATTGAATTAAAAACCGGCGATTCGGAGAATTTGGAGTTTGAGGCTAATACGTTTGATGTGGTAATGGCCGCTTTTGGAGTGCGTAATTTCGAAAACCTGGAAAAAGGTCTGGCGGAAATGCACCGGGTTTTAAAACCAGGCGGACAAATAGTAATTCTGGAATTTTCTAAGCCCAGAGCTTTTCCGTTTAAGCAAGGTTATAATTTTTATTTTAAGCATATTCTGCCGGTATTTGGTAAGATGATTTCGAAAGACCGGGCGGCTTATACGTATTTGCCGGAGTCGGTACAAGCTTTCCCAGATGGCCCGGATTTTATTAATATTTTAAAACAAGTTGGATTTAAAGCAACAGCATGGCATTCTCTTACCTTTGGCATCAGTTCCATTTACGCGGGTACCAAATAA
- the porT gene encoding type IX secretion/gliding motility protein PorT/SprT: MAFSYLWHQFHLRGYQITAGFLFLFFTVIYQPVQAQKKIEKINLSNHDAKSMHYGFHLSANLAKFKLEHSQYFVDSVYKPDGSTLFSKGTPGFNIGFVLNKKITHYVDLRFLPGVGFYSRRLNFKNGEGEESTQEFGITAAEFPLLVKLKSERRKNVRMYVVGGVKSSINVGNKKKGDAATQLEINANDFAIEYGVGVDLFYPFFKFAPELRFSNGLTNLRSPGNNLGARSLDRVTTNTVTLYLFFEN; the protein is encoded by the coding sequence ATGGCATTCTCTTACCTTTGGCATCAGTTCCATTTACGCGGGTACCAAATAACAGCAGGTTTCCTTTTTCTTTTTTTTACTGTTATTTACCAACCGGTACAGGCGCAAAAGAAAATCGAAAAAATTAATTTATCGAATCACGATGCCAAATCCATGCATTATGGTTTTCACCTGAGCGCCAACCTAGCCAAATTTAAGTTGGAGCATTCGCAGTATTTTGTAGATAGCGTTTACAAACCCGATGGTAGTACGCTTTTTTCAAAAGGCACGCCGGGCTTTAATATTGGCTTTGTTTTAAACAAGAAAATTACCCACTACGTAGATTTGCGCTTTTTGCCGGGCGTAGGATTTTATTCGCGCCGCTTGAATTTTAAAAATGGCGAAGGCGAAGAAAGCACCCAGGAATTTGGAATTACGGCGGCGGAATTTCCATTATTAGTAAAATTAAAATCGGAACGGCGCAAAAACGTGCGCATGTACGTGGTAGGCGGAGTGAAATCTTCGATAAACGTGGGCAATAAAAAGAAAGGTGATGCCGCTACTCAGCTAGAAATAAACGCGAATGATTTTGCTATTGAATATGGGGTAGGAGTAGATTTGTTTTATCCTTTCTTTAAATTCGCTCCGGAACTTCGTTTCTCCAATGGACTTACTAATTTACGGTCACCCGGCAATAATTTGGGAGCAAGAAGCTTAGATCGGGTTACTACTAATACGGTTACTTTGTATTTGTTTTTCGAAAATTAA
- a CDS encoding SDR family NAD(P)-dependent oxidoreductase: MNKIAFITGATSGIGWATAVALAKVGYRIIATGRRAERLEALQKDIDQAILPLVFDVRDKQAVKAAIASLPTEWQQIDVLLNNAGNAHGLAPIQDGDELDWEMMIDINVKGLLYVSKEIIPFMLKRQAGHIINIGSVAGKEVYANGNVYCASKFAVDALTQGMRLDLNKAGIKVSEVNPGLVQTEFSEVRFKGDKERAETVYQGFQPLLAEDIADLIVFMVTRPAHVNLAEILILPTAQASATTVKKVL; this comes from the coding sequence ATGAATAAAATTGCTTTTATAACCGGCGCAACCTCGGGTATAGGTTGGGCTACTGCTGTAGCGTTGGCAAAAGTAGGCTACCGGATTATAGCCACTGGCCGGCGTGCCGAAAGATTAGAAGCCTTACAGAAAGATATTGACCAGGCAATTTTACCGTTGGTTTTTGATGTGCGCGATAAGCAGGCGGTAAAAGCCGCAATAGCTAGTTTACCCACGGAATGGCAACAAATTGATGTACTCCTGAACAATGCCGGCAATGCCCACGGTTTAGCTCCTATTCAGGATGGCGATGAGCTGGATTGGGAAATGATGATTGATATTAATGTAAAAGGTTTACTTTACGTATCGAAAGAGATTATTCCTTTTATGTTAAAGAGACAAGCCGGACACATAATAAATATTGGTTCGGTAGCCGGTAAAGAGGTGTATGCTAACGGAAACGTTTATTGTGCTTCTAAATTTGCCGTAGATGCGCTCACCCAGGGCATGCGCCTGGATTTAAATAAAGCGGGTATAAAAGTATCGGAGGTAAATCCGGGCTTGGTACAAACCGAGTTTTCGGAAGTACGGTTTAAAGGCGATAAAGAGCGCGCCGAAACCGTATACCAAGGCTTTCAACCTTTACTGGCCGAAGATATTGCCGACTTAATTGTATTTATGGTTACTCGTCCGGCGCATGTAAATCTGGCGGAAATTCTTATTTTACCTACCGCCCAAGCCAGCGCCACTACGGTTAAGAAAGTTTTATAA
- a CDS encoding VOC family protein → MEFIKIKETCLYVTDLEQSKAFYHNKLGLPIISEVPGRHLFLRVGSSVLLLFIAEVSRQSTEVPPHFGSGHLHIAFETSPEEYLKWKEKINEQQISIEHEHNWGNGYLSFYFRDPDQHCLEIVITGMWEKP, encoded by the coding sequence ATGGAATTCATAAAAATTAAAGAAACCTGCCTTTACGTAACGGATTTAGAGCAAAGCAAAGCTTTTTACCATAATAAATTAGGCTTGCCCATTATAAGTGAAGTACCGGGCCGGCATTTATTTTTACGGGTGGGTAGCTCGGTGCTGCTTCTTTTCATTGCTGAAGTTTCCCGTCAATCCACTGAAGTTCCTCCTCATTTTGGTTCGGGGCATTTGCATATAGCTTTTGAGACCAGCCCCGAAGAATATCTTAAATGGAAAGAAAAAATTAATGAGCAGCAAATTTCTATAGAACACGAGCACAACTGGGGCAACGGTTATTTATCCTTTTATTTCCGGGATCCGGACCAGCATTGCCTGGAAATAGTAATTACTGGTATGTGGGAAAAACCGTAA
- a CDS encoding saccharopine dehydrogenase C-terminal domain-containing protein has translation MKQILILGAGRSSVYLIEYLIEQAPVQNWQITIADLQTQPLQSRLNPFTFVSLLNINIHNQEHLNNQVQLADLVISLLPAAFHLIIAQTCLELGKHFLTASYVTPELKALHEAAQQKNLLFLMETGLDPGIDHMSAVAAIAKIRQQGGELYSFKSYTGGLVAPESDTNPWHYKISWNPRNVVLAGQSTARFLQDNSPKYIPYSQLFRRTEKIEVAGLGLMEGYANRDSLSYQEAYGLESISTLIRGTLRWPGFCGAWRQLINLGLTDDSYSLPLSGNSTFFQWLESYLPASYQNVPLLNRLADYLDLPENSAEIQAIQYLGLLEEEPIGLVNATPARVLEQRLIQKLPLQAEDKDLVVMQHEFEFMLANKQRRLRSALVVVGENATYTAMAKTVGLPLGLAASLLLQNKITLTGVQIPTHPEIYEPILKGLEKLGINFTEQEEVL, from the coding sequence ATGAAGCAAATTTTAATACTAGGTGCCGGTCGTTCTTCGGTTTACTTAATTGAGTATTTAATTGAGCAAGCACCCGTTCAAAATTGGCAAATAACTATTGCCGATTTGCAAACCCAACCTTTACAAAGCCGGTTAAATCCGTTCACTTTTGTATCCCTACTAAATATTAATATTCATAATCAGGAGCATTTAAACAACCAGGTACAACTTGCTGATTTAGTTATTTCTCTTTTACCGGCTGCTTTTCATTTAATTATTGCGCAAACATGTTTGGAGTTAGGCAAACATTTTTTAACTGCTTCTTACGTTACGCCCGAGTTAAAAGCTTTGCACGAAGCCGCCCAACAGAAAAATTTACTTTTTTTAATGGAAACGGGTCTGGATCCAGGTATTGATCACATGTCGGCAGTGGCCGCGATAGCTAAAATCCGGCAGCAAGGGGGCGAATTATACAGTTTTAAATCCTATACGGGTGGTTTAGTAGCGCCCGAATCTGATACAAACCCCTGGCATTACAAAATTTCTTGGAATCCGCGTAACGTAGTGTTGGCAGGGCAGAGCACAGCTCGTTTTCTGCAAGATAATTCACCTAAATACATTCCGTATTCACAATTATTCCGGCGTACAGAAAAAATAGAAGTAGCAGGATTAGGTTTAATGGAAGGTTACGCCAACCGAGATTCACTTTCCTACCAGGAGGCTTATGGCCTAGAATCTATTTCTACGCTTATCCGGGGTACTTTGCGCTGGCCAGGGTTTTGTGGGGCGTGGCGGCAATTAATTAACCTAGGACTTACCGACGACAGTTATTCTCTCCCTCTTTCTGGTAATAGCACCTTTTTCCAATGGCTGGAGAGTTACTTACCGGCTTCTTACCAAAACGTACCTTTACTAAATCGGCTAGCCGATTACTTAGATTTACCCGAGAATAGTGCCGAGATCCAGGCGATTCAGTATTTAGGTTTGCTGGAAGAAGAACCTATAGGTTTAGTAAATGCTACGCCGGCGCGAGTACTAGAACAACGCTTGATTCAAAAATTGCCTCTGCAAGCCGAAGATAAAGATTTAGTGGTGATGCAGCACGAGTTTGAGTTTATGCTGGCGAACAAACAACGGCGGTTAAGATCGGCATTAGTGGTAGTAGGAGAAAACGCTACCTATACGGCTATGGCGAAGACCGTAGGTTTACCTTTAGGATTGGCAGCTAGCTTATTATTACAAAATAAAATAACTCTTACCGGAGTACAGATACCCACCCACCCGGAAATTTACGAACCAATATTAAAGGGCCTCGAAAAATTGGGTATTAACTTCACTGAGCAGGAAGAAGTGCTTTAA
- a CDS encoding tRNA1(Val) (adenine(37)-N6)-methyltransferase: protein MANSYFQFKQFRVEQDRCAMKVCTDSCLFGAYVDVETANSILDIGTGTGLLALMVAQRSSAKITAVELDFAAAEQATENFKASPWADRLTLYKGSLQDFERINKESYDIILSNPPFYQASQKSPDSGRNRAMHSTDLPFPDLLRFCQKFLKATGSLYLLLPPYEAQLIKNAAPTYQLFLRQELPVFTSETGKQIRSILHFQPQPIVSPEASSPIYIRTKNNQYTEAFQQLLQPYYLHI from the coding sequence GTGGCTAATTCTTATTTTCAGTTTAAGCAGTTTCGGGTGGAGCAAGACCGCTGTGCCATGAAAGTTTGTACCGATTCTTGTTTATTCGGAGCTTACGTGGACGTAGAAACCGCTAATTCAATTTTAGACATAGGCACGGGCACGGGTTTATTAGCCTTAATGGTGGCGCAACGTTCCTCAGCTAAAATTACCGCAGTAGAATTAGATTTTGCGGCCGCCGAACAAGCCACCGAAAACTTTAAGGCAAGTCCTTGGGCTGATCGGCTAACTTTATACAAAGGCAGCTTGCAAGATTTTGAACGGATAAATAAAGAAAGTTACGATATAATTTTAAGTAACCCACCCTTTTACCAGGCCTCGCAAAAGTCGCCGGACAGTGGCCGCAACCGGGCTATGCATAGCACCGATTTACCTTTTCCGGATTTACTACGGTTTTGTCAGAAGTTTTTAAAAGCAACCGGTTCCTTGTATCTTTTATTACCGCCGTACGAAGCGCAATTAATCAAAAACGCCGCTCCTACTTATCAACTTTTTCTTCGGCAAGAACTTCCGGTTTTTACCAGTGAAACCGGTAAACAAATCCGGAGTATTCTCCACTTTCAACCTCAACCCATTGTATCTCCGGAAGCATCTTCTCCTATTTACATCCGGACAAAAAATAATCAGTATACCGAGGCTTTTCAGCAACTGCTACAACCCTATTATTTACATATTTAA
- the rnhA gene encoding ribonuclease HI, whose protein sequence is MIQIFTDGASRGNPGPGGYGTILKYKQFVKELTAGYRRTTNNRMELLAVIVGLEALKNENIPVTIYSDSKYVVDAVEKKWVFGWQKKGFAGKANADLWTRFLPLYRKFTISFVWIKGHAGHPENERCDEMAVESALSPNLLIDYGYEAAEKLTK, encoded by the coding sequence ATGATTCAAATATTTACGGATGGGGCTTCGCGGGGAAATCCGGGACCGGGAGGTTACGGTACTATATTAAAATACAAGCAATTTGTAAAAGAGCTTACGGCCGGGTACCGGCGCACCACCAATAACCGGATGGAATTGCTTGCGGTAATCGTGGGATTAGAAGCTTTAAAAAACGAAAATATACCTGTTACTATATACTCCGATTCCAAATACGTGGTAGATGCCGTGGAAAAGAAATGGGTATTTGGCTGGCAAAAAAAAGGATTCGCCGGTAAAGCTAACGCCGATTTATGGACCCGTTTTCTGCCGCTTTACCGAAAATTTACTATTTCTTTTGTTTGGATTAAAGGTCACGCTGGTCACCCAGAAAATGAACGTTGCGACGAAATGGCTGTGGAAAGTGCTTTAAGCCCTAATTTATTAATTGATTACGGTTACGAAGCAGCCGAGAAATTGACGAAGTAA
- a CDS encoding MarC family protein → MFNFKEILSVTLILFAIIDILGSIPIIIELRKREGVIQSEKATLVAGVLMIVFLFLGQEILKLFGLDFESFALAGAIILFLIGMEMVLGIHLFQSNPNSKTGSIVPLAFPLIVGAGTLTTLLSLRAAYSLSNILVGIVINLVFVYIVLKSSSWIERKLGDSGSDILRKVFGVILLAIAIKLFKSNIHFGVG, encoded by the coding sequence ATGTTTAACTTTAAAGAAATTTTATCAGTTACTTTAATATTATTTGCCATTATTGATATACTGGGTTCCATTCCTATTATTATAGAATTAAGAAAACGCGAAGGAGTAATTCAATCAGAAAAAGCCACCTTAGTAGCAGGCGTACTCATGATTGTTTTCCTGTTTCTGGGACAAGAGATTTTAAAATTATTCGGGCTCGATTTTGAGTCGTTTGCCTTAGCAGGTGCCATAATTTTGTTTTTAATCGGTATGGAAATGGTGTTGGGTATTCACCTTTTTCAATCTAATCCTAATTCTAAGACCGGTTCTATTGTTCCTTTGGCTTTTCCGTTAATTGTAGGGGCCGGTACGCTTACTACTCTCCTATCTCTTCGGGCAGCGTATTCTCTGTCCAATATTTTAGTGGGTATAGTTATTAATTTAGTTTTTGTGTACATCGTACTTAAGTCGTCGAGTTGGATTGAGCGAAAACTTGGTGACAGCGGTTCGGATATTCTCCGGAAAGTATTCGGCGTTATATTACTTGCTATTGCCATAAAATTATTCAAAAGCAATATTCATTTTGGAGTAGGTTAG
- a CDS encoding aminotransferase class V-fold PLP-dependent enzyme, which translates to MSLPSLNFYPGPSKVYDQVKDYLALAFEEGILGIQHRSEKFVEISKNTVALLKKKLNIPQDYYVFFTSSATECWEIITQSLVKQLSFHVYNGAFGQKWLEYARKLQPNSTGIAFDLNAEINVNELNIPAQTDVICITQNETSNGTQIKENNILNLLNRFPDPLIAVDATSSMAGINLKYIKADIWYASVQKCFGLPAGMGIMVCSPRTIIRAKQLNERRHYNSLVPMYEKMLNFQTTHTPNVLNIYLLNKVLEQRPLIKVIDKDLVQRAQQLYDFFQEQVTSNLTLLVENPDVRSHTVLAIKADPKLVEEVKRNATRHNLTLGNGYGAWAKNSFRVANFPAINDEEYEILKEFFLKYYA; encoded by the coding sequence ATGTCCCTACCTTCTTTAAACTTTTATCCGGGCCCTTCTAAGGTTTACGATCAAGTAAAAGATTATTTAGCCCTGGCCTTCGAGGAAGGTATCCTCGGTATACAGCACCGGAGCGAAAAATTTGTGGAGATTTCGAAAAACACCGTCGCTCTGCTGAAAAAAAAGCTCAATATTCCGCAGGATTACTATGTTTTTTTTACCTCATCGGCCACCGAATGCTGGGAAATTATTACTCAAAGTTTAGTAAAACAGCTTAGCTTTCATGTTTACAATGGGGCCTTTGGGCAAAAATGGCTGGAATATGCCCGTAAATTACAACCAAATTCCACTGGCATTGCTTTTGACCTAAATGCCGAAATAAACGTGAACGAATTAAATATTCCGGCCCAAACAGATGTAATTTGCATTACGCAAAACGAAACGTCTAATGGTACGCAAATAAAAGAAAATAACATTCTGAATTTGCTAAATCGTTTTCCGGATCCGCTTATTGCCGTGGATGCTACTTCTTCTATGGCCGGCATTAATTTAAAATACATTAAAGCCGATATTTGGTACGCTTCGGTGCAAAAATGTTTTGGTTTACCCGCCGGAATGGGAATTATGGTGTGTTCGCCGCGTACTATTATTCGGGCCAAACAGTTAAACGAACGGAGGCATTACAATAGCCTCGTGCCTATGTACGAGAAAATGTTAAACTTTCAGACCACCCATACGCCTAATGTTTTAAATATTTATTTACTAAATAAAGTACTGGAGCAACGCCCCTTAATAAAAGTAATTGATAAAGATTTAGTGCAGCGGGCGCAACAACTTTACGATTTTTTTCAGGAACAAGTAACCAGCAATTTAACTTTGCTGGTCGAAAATCCGGATGTGCGGTCGCATACGGTTTTAGCTATAAAAGCTGATCCTAAACTAGTGGAGGAAGTAAAAAGAAATGCAACCCGCCACAACCTAACATTAGGAAATGGTTACGGTGCCTGGGCTAAAAATAGCTTCCGGGTTGCTAATTTTCCGGCCATTAACGATGAGGAATATGAAATCTTAAAAGAATTTTTTCTGAAATATTACGCTTAA